One region of Campylobacter concisus genomic DNA includes:
- the rpsH gene encoding 30S ribosomal protein S8 encodes MLNDLISDGLTRIRNASMRKLETAKLLHSKVVEATLSILAAKGYVESYNVIEEGNKKFINVVLKYDEYGRSVINELKRVSKPGRRVYQGKDDIKRFKNGYGTVIVSTSKGVMSGIEASKAGVGGEVLCTVW; translated from the coding sequence ATGTTAAACGATTTAATATCAGATGGATTAACACGCATTAGAAATGCAAGTATGAGAAAGCTTGAAACTGCGAAATTGCTTCATTCTAAGGTTGTTGAGGCTACTCTTTCTATCCTTGCAGCAAAAGGCTATGTGGAGAGCTACAACGTTATCGAAGAAGGTAACAAGAAATTTATAAATGTAGTTTTAAAGTATGATGAGTACGGTAGAAGCGTTATAAACGAGCTTAAAAGGGTTTCAAAACCTGGTCGCCGTGTCTATCAAGGCAAAGACGACATTAAGCGTTTTAAAAATGGTTACGGAACAGTTATTGTTAGCACAAGCAAAGGCGTTATGAGCGGTATTGAAGCAAGTAAAGCTGGCGTTGGCGGCGAAGTTCTTTGCACGGTTTGGTAA
- a CDS encoding type Z 30S ribosomal protein S14: MAKKSMIAKAARKPKFAVRGYTRCQICGRPHSVYKDFGICRVCLRKMANEGLIPGLKKASW; this comes from the coding sequence ATGGCAAAGAAATCAATGATAGCAAAAGCTGCACGCAAGCCAAAATTTGCGGTTCGCGGCTATACTAGATGCCAAATTTGCGGTCGTCCGCACTCTGTTTATAAAGATTTTGGAATTTGCCGTGTTTGCCTAAGAAAAATGGCTAACGAAGGCCTGATACCTGGTCTTAAAAAAGCAAGTTGGTAA
- the rplE gene encoding 50S ribosomal protein L5: protein MSRLKDKFNETIKPALVKEFDIKNPMLIPALEKIVISVGAGDSAKDQKVLQNMADTISLIAGQKAVITDAKKSVAGFKVREGFPVGIKVTLRKEQMYAFLDKLISVALPRVKDFRGLPKNGFDGRGNYNFGLTEQLMFPEVEYDKILRTHGMNITIATTAKNDKEAFKLLELFGVPFAKGK, encoded by the coding sequence ATGAGTAGATTAAAAGATAAATTTAACGAAACTATCAAGCCAGCTCTCGTAAAAGAATTTGACATCAAAAATCCAATGCTTATCCCTGCACTCGAGAAAATTGTGATCAGTGTAGGCGCTGGAGACTCTGCTAAAGATCAGAAAGTGCTTCAAAATATGGCTGATACCATTTCACTTATCGCTGGACAAAAAGCGGTTATAACTGATGCTAAAAAATCAGTTGCTGGCTTTAAAGTTCGCGAGGGTTTTCCTGTTGGTATCAAAGTAACTTTGAGAAAAGAGCAAATGTATGCTTTCTTAGATAAGCTGATCAGCGTTGCTCTTCCAAGAGTTAAAGACTTCCGTGGTCTTCCAAAAAATGGCTTTGATGGACGTGGAAACTATAACTTCGGTCTTACCGAGCAGCTAATGTTTCCAGAGGTTGAGTATGATAAAATTTTACGAACTCATGGTATGAATATTACGATTGCTACTACGGCTAAAAACGATAAAGAGGCATTCAAATTGCTAGAGCTATTTGGTGTGCCGTTTGCAAAAGGAAAGTAA
- the rplX gene encoding 50S ribosomal protein L24, producing MANVKFKVKKGDTVKIIAGDDKGKTGKILAVLAKKGQVIVEGCKVAKKAIKPSEKTPNGGHVNKEMPIDISNVAKVEG from the coding sequence ATGGCTAATGTAAAATTTAAAGTCAAAAAAGGCGATACTGTTAAGATCATCGCTGGTGACGATAAAGGCAAAACTGGCAAAATTTTAGCAGTTCTTGCAAAAAAAGGTCAGGTTATAGTTGAGGGATGCAAAGTAGCTAAAAAAGCTATCAAGCCAAGCGAAAAAACTCCAAATGGTGGTCACGTAAATAAAGAGATGCCAATTGACATATCAAACGTCGCGAAAGTTGAAGGATAA
- the rplN gene encoding 50S ribosomal protein L14: MIQSFTRLAVADNSGAKELMCIKVLGGSKRRYATLGDIIVCSVKKALPNGKIKKGQVVKAVVVRTKKEVQRDNGSLIRFDENAAVILDSKKEPVGTRIFGPVGREVRYANFMKIVSLAPEVL, encoded by the coding sequence ATGATTCAAAGTTTTACAAGACTTGCAGTTGCTGATAATAGTGGTGCAAAAGAGTTAATGTGTATAAAAGTTCTTGGTGGCAGCAAAAGAAGATACGCTACACTTGGCGATATCATAGTTTGCTCTGTTAAAAAAGCTCTTCCAAATGGTAAGATCAAAAAAGGACAGGTTGTAAAAGCTGTTGTTGTAAGAACTAAAAAAGAGGTTCAAAGAGATAATGGTTCGCTAATCCGCTTTGATGAGAATGCAGCTGTTATACTTGATAGCAAAAAAGAGCCAGTCGGCACTCGTATTTTTGGACCAGTTGGACGTGAAGTTAGATATGCTAACTTTATGAAGATTGTTTCGCTAGCTCCGGAGGTTTTATAA
- the rpsQ gene encoding 30S ribosomal protein S17, with product MALKREIQGVVLQKAGDKTATILVERRVMHPRYHKFVKRFKKYLVHDEKNETRAGDTVVAIECRPLSARKNFRLKAVLAKGVE from the coding sequence ATGGCATTAAAAAGAGAAATTCAAGGTGTTGTTTTACAAAAAGCTGGAGATAAAACAGCTACTATTTTGGTAGAAAGACGCGTTATGCACCCAAGATACCATAAATTTGTAAAACGCTTTAAAAAGTATTTAGTTCACGATGAGAAAAATGAGACAAGAGCAGGCGATACAGTTGTTGCGATCGAGTGCAGACCACTTTCAGCTCGCAAGAATTTTCGCTTAAAAGCTGTATTGGCAAAGGGAGTTGAGTAA
- the rpmC gene encoding 50S ribosomal protein L29, whose translation MKYTELKDKSVAELNALLKEKKVLLFTLRQKLKTMQLSNPNEISAVRKEIAQINTAISATRQGA comes from the coding sequence ATGAAATATACTGAGTTAAAAGATAAGAGCGTTGCAGAATTAAACGCGTTGCTAAAAGAGAAAAAGGTGCTTTTATTTACTTTAAGACAAAAGCTAAAAACTATGCAGTTAAGCAACCCTAATGAGATTAGTGCTGTTCGCAAAGAGATAGCTCAGATCAACACTGCAATTAGTGCAACAAGACAAGGGGCGTAA
- the rplP gene encoding 50S ribosomal protein L16 → MLMPKRTKFRKQMKGRNRGYATRGASLATGEFALKAVEAGRINSRQIEAARQALTRHVKRQAKIWIRVFPDKPLTKKPLQTRMGKGKAGVEEWVMNIKPGRIIFEMAGVSEELAREALTLALHKLPFKSKFVTRESENEIY, encoded by the coding sequence ATGTTGATGCCTAAAAGAACGAAATTTCGTAAGCAAATGAAAGGTCGCAACCGTGGTTATGCGACTCGTGGAGCATCTTTAGCAACTGGCGAATTTGCACTTAAGGCTGTTGAAGCTGGTAGAATAAATTCACGCCAAATAGAAGCTGCTCGTCAAGCTCTAACTCGTCACGTAAAAAGACAGGCTAAAATTTGGATTAGGGTTTTCCCTGATAAGCCACTTACTAAAAAACCTCTACAAACTCGTATGGGTAAAGGTAAGGCTGGAGTTGAAGAGTGGGTTATGAATATCAAACCTGGTCGTATAATATTTGAAATGGCTGGTGTTAGCGAAGAGTTGGCTCGTGAAGCTCTAACTTTAGCTTTACACAAACTTCCTTTCAAATCAAAATTTGTAACGCGAGAGAGTGAAAATGAAATATACTGA
- the rpsC gene encoding 30S ribosomal protein S3, giving the protein MGQKVNPIGLRLGINRNWESRWFPTKQSLPENIGEDYKIRAFLKKKLYYAGISQILIERTAKKLRVTVVAARPGIIIGKKGQDVENLKNEVSKLIGKEVNVNIKEERKAQASAQLAAENVAMQLEKRVAFRRAMKKVIQGAQKSGAKGIKISVAGRLGGAEMARTEWYLEGRVPLHTLRAKIDYGVAEAHTTYGNIGIKVWIFKGEVLQKGVQPEKTEEEAPKKTRRARRGK; this is encoded by the coding sequence ATGGGACAAAAAGTAAATCCAATAGGTCTTAGACTAGGAATTAACCGCAACTGGGAATCTAGATGGTTTCCAACCAAGCAAAGTCTTCCTGAAAATATCGGTGAAGATTACAAAATTCGTGCATTTTTAAAGAAAAAACTTTACTATGCAGGAATTAGCCAAATTCTAATTGAAAGAACGGCTAAAAAACTTCGTGTAACCGTAGTTGCAGCTCGTCCTGGTATCATCATCGGCAAAAAAGGTCAAGATGTTGAAAATCTAAAGAACGAAGTTAGCAAGCTTATCGGCAAAGAAGTAAATGTAAATATCAAAGAAGAAAGAAAAGCTCAAGCTTCAGCTCAACTTGCTGCTGAAAACGTAGCTATGCAACTTGAAAAGCGTGTCGCATTTAGACGTGCTATGAAAAAAGTTATCCAAGGTGCTCAAAAATCAGGTGCTAAAGGTATCAAAATTTCAGTTGCTGGTCGTTTAGGTGGCGCTGAGATGGCAAGAACCGAGTGGTATCTAGAAGGTCGCGTTCCGCTTCATACTCTTAGAGCGAAGATCGATTACGGTGTAGCTGAGGCTCATACGACTTATGGAAACATAGGTATTAAAGTATGGATTTTTAAAGGTGAGGTTCTTCAAAAAGGTGTTCAACCTGAGAAAACTGAAGAAGAGGCACCTAAGAAAACACGTAGAGCAAGAAGAGGTAAATAA
- the rplV gene encoding 50S ribosomal protein L22, producing the protein MSKAIIKFVRLSPTKARLIAREVQGMNAELALASLQFMPNRGAKFIANAISSAVANGGFEPEEVVVTSCRVDAGPVLKRFRPRARGTASKIRKPTSHVMVEVSKPEKKEA; encoded by the coding sequence ATGAGTAAAGCAATTATAAAATTCGTAAGACTTTCTCCTACAAAAGCAAGACTTATAGCAAGAGAAGTTCAAGGTATGAATGCCGAGCTAGCACTTGCAAGCTTGCAATTTATGCCAAATCGTGGTGCTAAATTTATAGCAAACGCTATTAGCTCAGCAGTAGCAAATGGCGGATTTGAGCCAGAAGAGGTTGTAGTAACTAGTTGCCGCGTTGACGCTGGTCCTGTATTAAAGAGATTTAGACCAAGAGCAAGAGGAACAGCGAGCAAAATTCGCAAACCTACTTCTCATGTAATGGTAGAAGTATCTAAACCTGAAAAGAAGGAAGCATAA
- the rpsS gene encoding 30S ribosomal protein S19, translated as MARSLKKGPFVDDHVMKKVIAAKNANDNKPIKTWSRRSTIVPEMIGLTFNVHNGKSFIPVYVTENHIGYKLGEFAPTRTFKGHKGSVQKKIGK; from the coding sequence ATGGCAAGATCACTCAAAAAAGGTCCTTTCGTAGATGATCATGTAATGAAAAAAGTTATTGCCGCAAAAAATGCAAACGATAACAAACCAATCAAGACTTGGTCAAGACGTAGCACGATTGTACCTGAAATGATTGGACTAACATTTAACGTTCACAATGGCAAGAGCTTTATTCCTGTATATGTTACAGAAAATCATATAGGCTATAAACTTGGCGAATTTGCTCCAACACGCACATTTAAGGGTCATAAAGGCTCAGTGCAAAAGAAAATCGGCAAGTAA
- the rplB gene encoding 50S ribosomal protein L2: MAIKSYKPYTPSRRYMTGLSSEDITAKPSVRSLLVKLPASGGRNNNGRITSRHKEAGAKKLYRIIDFKRRKFGIEGKVEAIEYDPNRNCRIALIAYKDGEKRYIIRPNGLNVGDVIASIDEGSLDIKPGNAMKLRFIPVGTIVHNVELKPGKGAQIARSAGGYAQLMGKEEKYVILRMPSGEMRQVLAECMASIGVVGNEDWANITIGKAGRNRHRGIRPQTRGSAMNPVDHPHGGGEGKKNSGRHPVTPWGKPTKGAKTRRKKASDKLIISRRKGK, from the coding sequence ATGGCTATAAAATCATATAAACCATATACACCTAGTCGTAGATATATGACTGGACTAAGCTCTGAAGATATAACAGCTAAACCAAGCGTTAGAAGCTTGCTTGTTAAACTACCTGCATCTGGCGGTAGAAATAACAATGGTCGTATAACTTCAAGACATAAAGAAGCAGGTGCAAAAAAACTTTATCGTATCATCGACTTTAAACGTCGCAAATTTGGTATAGAAGGTAAAGTTGAAGCGATCGAGTACGATCCAAACAGAAACTGCCGTATCGCTCTTATAGCTTACAAAGATGGTGAAAAGCGCTATATCATTAGACCAAATGGCCTAAATGTTGGCGATGTTATCGCATCTATCGATGAGGGCTCACTGGATATTAAACCAGGTAACGCTATGAAATTAAGATTTATCCCAGTAGGTACTATCGTTCATAACGTAGAGCTAAAACCTGGCAAAGGCGCTCAGATAGCTCGTTCAGCTGGCGGTTATGCTCAGCTAATGGGTAAAGAAGAGAAGTATGTTATCTTAAGAATGCCAAGTGGCGAGATGAGACAAGTACTAGCCGAGTGTATGGCAAGTATCGGTGTAGTTGGTAACGAAGACTGGGCTAACATCACTATCGGTAAAGCTGGACGTAATCGCCACCGCGGTATCCGCCCACAAACACGTGGTTCTGCTATGAACCCAGTTGATCACCCACACGGTGGTGGTGAAGGTAAGAAAAATTCAGGCCGTCACCCAGTTACTCCATGGGGTAAACCAACCAAAGGTGCTAAGACTCGCCGTAAAAAAGCTAGCGATAAGCTTATAATTTCAAGAAGGAAAGGAAAATAG
- a CDS encoding 50S ribosomal protein L23, whose protein sequence is MADITDIKTIIYTEKTLGLQEQGVVVIQTSPRVTKNSLKAVLQEYFGVTPVRVNSLRISGKVKRFRGRVGQRDEIKKFYVKLPEGVSLESTEA, encoded by the coding sequence ATGGCGGATATAACTGATATCAAAACAATTATTTATACAGAAAAAACTCTAGGCCTTCAAGAACAAGGCGTTGTTGTTATCCAAACTTCACCAAGAGTTACAAAAAACAGCTTAAAAGCGGTTTTACAAGAGTATTTTGGAGTAACGCCTGTTCGCGTAAATTCACTTAGAATTAGCGGCAAGGTTAAGCGTTTTAGAGGAAGAGTAGGCCAGCGTGACGAAATTAAGAAATTTTACGTTAAGTTGCCTGAAGGCGTAAGCCTAGAAAGTACGGAGGCGTAA
- the rplD gene encoding 50S ribosomal protein L4 translates to MSKIHVLNDKFENSGELELPASYAEVNPHNLYLYVKSYLAGIRANSAHTKSRAFVSGGGKKPWRQKGRGGARAGSTRTNVWVGGAVAFGPTNEKNYFQKVNKKQKRLALEYALAVKAQDGKIFAVDSISIESGKTKDAANIIKNLKVKDALIVKDLLDDKTLLAFRNLANCYVVDANEVNAYLVSTFSSVIIEKAALKTITKEG, encoded by the coding sequence ATGAGTAAAATTCACGTATTAAACGATAAATTTGAAAATTCAGGCGAGTTAGAGCTTCCTGCAAGCTACGCTGAAGTAAATCCGCACAACCTATATCTTTATGTAAAATCTTACCTTGCTGGTATAAGAGCAAATTCGGCTCATACTAAAAGCCGTGCTTTTGTAAGCGGTGGTGGTAAAAAACCATGGAGACAAAAAGGACGTGGTGGTGCAAGAGCAGGTTCAACTAGAACTAACGTTTGGGTAGGCGGTGCAGTTGCATTTGGTCCAACAAACGAGAAAAACTATTTTCAAAAAGTCAATAAAAAACAAAAAAGACTAGCTCTTGAGTACGCTTTGGCAGTAAAAGCACAAGATGGTAAAATTTTCGCAGTAGATAGCATCTCAATCGAGTCTGGAAAGACAAAAGATGCAGCCAATATCATCAAAAATTTAAAAGTAAAAGATGCGCTTATCGTTAAAGATTTACTAGACGATAAAACACTACTTGCTTTTAGAAATTTAGCAAACTGCTATGTAGTAGATGCAAATGAGGTAAATGCTTATCTTGTCTCTACATTTAGTTCGGTTATCATTGAAAAAGCTGCACTAAAAACTATAACAAAAGAGGGCTAA
- the rplC gene encoding 50S ribosomal protein L3: protein MEYIVEKIGMSRTIATKSTPVTLLKLVEAKVCEIDENKRAIVAYAHTKANNKAIAGQQKKYNLTAEFNKFATLEVANSEVGNLDFTPLNEAKILKVSFNSKGRGYQGVVKRHGFGGGPKSHGSRFHRRHGSIGNCEWPGRVQPGMKMAGHMGNEKVTVKNELISFDAQNGIVVVKGCVPGHNGAMGKIRIVK, encoded by the coding sequence ATGGAATATATTGTAGAAAAAATAGGCATGAGTAGAACGATTGCCACGAAGAGTACGCCAGTTACACTACTTAAGCTAGTTGAGGCTAAAGTATGTGAGATCGACGAAAACAAACGTGCTATCGTAGCGTATGCCCACACTAAAGCAAACAACAAAGCTATCGCTGGTCAGCAAAAGAAATACAATCTGACAGCAGAATTTAACAAATTTGCTACGCTTGAAGTAGCTAATAGCGAAGTTGGAAACCTAGACTTTACACCATTAAATGAGGCTAAAATTTTAAAAGTTAGCTTTAACTCAAAAGGTAGAGGATACCAAGGTGTGGTAAAAAGACATGGTTTCGGTGGTGGTCCAAAAAGCCACGGCTCACGTTTCCACAGACGCCACGGTTCAATTGGTAACTGCGAATGGCCAGGTCGTGTTCAACCAGGTATGAAAATGGCAGGACACATGGGCAATGAGAAAGTTACTGTTAAAAACGAGCTAATAAGCTTTGACGCTCAAAATGGCATCGTAGTTGTAAAAGGTTGCGTTCCTGGTCACAATGGTGCAATGGGTAAAATAAGGATTGTAAAATGA
- the rpsJ gene encoding 30S ribosomal protein S10 yields the protein MERIRLKLKAYDHRVLDRTVAAIVEAVKRTGADVRGPVPMPTKIKRYTVLKSPHINKDSREQFEMRIHARMLDIVAATPETVDSLTKLDLAPEVNVEVRAMK from the coding sequence ATGGAAAGAATCAGGTTAAAGCTAAAAGCTTACGACCATAGAGTTCTAGACCGCACTGTTGCAGCAATCGTAGAAGCTGTCAAACGAACAGGTGCCGACGTTCGTGGCCCGGTACCAATGCCTACAAAGATCAAACGCTATACAGTCTTAAAATCTCCACACATCAACAAAGACTCACGTGAGCAGTTTGAGATGAGAATACACGCTCGTATGCTTGACATCGTAGCTGCTACTCCAGAAACTGTAGATAGCCTAACAAAACTCGACCTAGCTCCAGAAGTTAATGTCGAAGTTCGTGCGATGAAATAA
- a CDS encoding Eco57I restriction-modification methylase domain-containing protein encodes MPIFNPKFLLTQNQNEEKLKKRYVNLQIYQSKASEIKRFKEEKFQTQFLKDIFENCLGYTLDTTNPTNFNLEREKKNETDGKKADGAILINGEVRCVIELKDQTTQHLDKTPSNRELSPVDQAFRYFISHENAKYAVVSNFNELRFYIGNKTTFEKFDLFTANFDEFKRLHLLLSFESISTDLPLKLKEKFTTHEHEISNKFYKDFSAFRLALFKNICKNNASIDKNRLLSLTQKLCDRFVFILFAEDRGLLRLRTIAEIKDKFQNQVTELSFYDFYKIYFKAIDEGSERLDIKRYNGGLFATDTELDALKIDDSVLEVQFLSDYDFLSDIGVNILGHIFESSLNDLEELNAQINGNEFDAKQSKRKKDGIFYTPEFITEFIVENSLGALCKAKKDELGLDLNELLAPKNPKKLTKAESEIKDKIYAYREWLLSLKILDPACGSGAFLNQALEFLISEHGALDTYRKVYEGEGLGLYDIESTILENNLYGVDINADAVEIARLSLWLRTAAKGRVLTDLSKNLVAVNSLLEFPFDFKFDVVIGNPPYVRQEAIKEQKPALQKYKVYSGTADLFVYFYELGITHLKENGLLGFICSNKFFRASYGENLRKFILENTQITHIIDFAGVKVFEDASIDSAITIFKKIRAGGNSKFNFLASNSINLKTQKFIQIPQSTLSETNFTFLDSSKFELKSKIEKVAKPLKDWGVNINYGVKTGLNEAFIIDDSTRDKILNNCFGEEREQTQKLIRPILRGRDIKRYDYEWAGLWLICTFPALKIDIENFPSLKGYLQNFLPYIAQSGETINGKKCRKKTSNKWFETQDNIAYYEEFEKEKILCARMVQSPKFAYDINNNIPDNTAYCITGENLKFLLAFLNSTAVYKIFNFFYAGGGLEGEIKINRLEILPIPQITPQNENLSNEIINLVDEILKANEKIKLYEKHMPTLTLDEKLEAKENIDALNDKIKASDKKIDKLVFELYELTSDEIALITRGGGIDGITKIYIYILQRGENEPIRALLQSAA; translated from the coding sequence ATGCCGATCTTTAATCCAAAATTCTTACTAACTCAGAACCAAAACGAAGAAAAGCTTAAAAAGCGTTATGTAAATTTGCAAATATATCAGTCAAAAGCTAGCGAGATTAAGCGCTTCAAAGAAGAGAAATTTCAAACGCAGTTTCTAAAAGATATCTTTGAAAACTGCCTTGGTTACACTTTGGACACTACTAATCCTACAAATTTCAATCTTGAACGTGAGAAAAAGAACGAAACTGACGGCAAAAAGGCAGACGGGGCGATACTGATAAATGGCGAAGTTAGATGCGTGATCGAGCTAAAAGATCAGACCACACAACATCTTGATAAAACTCCGTCCAACCGCGAGCTTAGCCCGGTAGATCAAGCCTTTCGCTATTTTATCTCACATGAAAATGCCAAATATGCCGTTGTTTCAAATTTTAATGAACTGCGCTTTTACATCGGTAATAAAACAACATTTGAAAAATTTGACCTTTTTACAGCAAACTTTGACGAGTTTAAAAGACTTCATTTGCTGCTTAGCTTTGAGAGCATTAGCACGGATCTGCCGCTAAAGCTAAAAGAGAAATTTACCACTCACGAGCATGAAATTTCAAATAAATTTTATAAAGACTTTAGCGCATTTAGACTTGCTCTTTTTAAAAATATTTGCAAAAACAATGCTAGTATTGATAAAAATAGGCTTTTAAGCCTGACTCAAAAACTATGTGATAGGTTTGTCTTTATACTATTTGCTGAAGACCGCGGACTACTAAGACTTCGCACGATAGCCGAGATAAAAGATAAATTTCAAAACCAAGTTACTGAGCTTAGTTTTTATGACTTTTACAAAATTTACTTTAAAGCCATCGATGAAGGCAGTGAACGTCTTGATATCAAACGCTATAATGGCGGGCTTTTTGCCACAGATACTGAGCTTGATGCGCTAAAAATAGACGATAGCGTGCTTGAAGTGCAGTTTTTAAGTGACTATGACTTTTTAAGCGACATCGGTGTAAATATCCTAGGACATATCTTTGAAAGCTCACTAAACGACCTTGAAGAGTTAAATGCACAAATAAATGGTAATGAATTTGATGCCAAACAGAGCAAACGCAAAAAAGATGGCATATTTTATACACCAGAGTTTATAACAGAATTTATAGTTGAGAATTCGCTTGGTGCGCTTTGTAAAGCCAAAAAAGATGAGCTAGGGCTTGATCTAAATGAGTTACTAGCACCAAAAAATCCCAAAAAATTAACCAAAGCAGAAAGTGAGATCAAAGACAAAATTTATGCTTACCGTGAGTGGCTCTTATCTCTTAAGATACTTGATCCAGCTTGTGGCTCTGGTGCGTTTTTAAACCAAGCTTTAGAATTTCTCATTAGCGAGCATGGCGCATTAGACACTTACCGCAAAGTATATGAGGGCGAGGGCTTGGGACTTTACGATATAGAAAGCACTATTTTAGAAAATAACCTTTACGGTGTAGATATAAATGCCGATGCGGTCGAGATCGCCAGACTATCTCTTTGGCTCCGCACAGCTGCAAAAGGACGAGTTTTAACAGATCTTAGTAAAAATTTAGTAGCAGTAAACTCGCTTTTAGAATTTCCTTTTGACTTTAAATTTGATGTCGTTATCGGCAATCCTCCCTATGTTAGACAAGAGGCGATAAAAGAGCAAAAGCCAGCTCTACAAAAATATAAAGTTTATAGCGGCACAGCTGATTTATTTGTCTATTTTTATGAGCTTGGCATTACGCATCTAAAAGAAAATGGGCTTTTAGGTTTTATATGTTCAAATAAATTTTTCCGTGCCAGCTATGGTGAAAATTTACGTAAATTTATATTAGAAAATACGCAAATAACACATATTATCGATTTTGCTGGGGTTAAAGTTTTTGAAGACGCGAGCATAGATAGCGCGATTACTATTTTTAAAAAAATAAGAGCCGGTGGAAATTCAAAATTTAATTTCCTAGCTTCAAACAGCATAAATTTAAAAACACAAAAATTTATCCAAATACCACAATCCACACTAAGCGAAACAAATTTCACTTTCCTAGATAGCAGCAAATTTGAACTAAAAAGCAAGATCGAAAAAGTCGCAAAGCCATTAAAAGATTGGGGTGTGAATATCAATTATGGTGTCAAAACTGGACTAAACGAAGCATTTATCATCGACGATAGCACTCGTGATAAAATTTTAAATAACTGCTTTGGAGAAGAAAGAGAACAGACACAAAAGCTCATAAGACCGATCTTAAGGGGTCGAGATATAAAGCGTTATGACTATGAGTGGGCTGGGCTATGGCTCATTTGCACATTTCCGGCGTTAAAGATAGATATTGAAAATTTTCCAAGTCTTAAGGGATATTTACAAAATTTCTTGCCTTATATAGCACAAAGTGGCGAAACCATAAATGGTAAAAAATGCCGCAAAAAAACATCAAATAAATGGTTTGAGACGCAAGATAACATCGCTTATTATGAAGAATTCGAAAAAGAGAAAATTTTATGTGCAAGAATGGTGCAAAGCCCAAAATTTGCTTACGATATAAATAATAATATTCCAGACAATACTGCATATTGCATAACTGGCGAAAATTTAAAATTTTTATTAGCTTTTTTAAATTCAACAGCTGTTTATAAAATTTTCAACTTTTTCTATGCTGGAGGCGGACTTGAAGGCGAAATAAAAATAAATCGCTTAGAGATTTTACCTATCCCACAAATCACGCCACAAAATGAAAATTTATCAAACGAGATAATAAATTTGGTTGATGAAATTTTAAAAGCTAATGAAAAAATCAAGCTTTACGAGAAGCATATGCCTACTTTAACTCTTGATGAAAAGCTAGAAGCTAAAGAAAATATCGACGCGCTAAACGACAAAATCAAGGCAAGTGACAAAAAAATAGACAAACTTGTTTTTGAGCTTTATGAACTAACAAGCGATGAGATCGCGCTTATAACAAGGGGGGGGGGAATTGACGGTATAACAAAAATTTACATATACATCTTACAAAGGGGAGAAAATGAACCAATTAGAGCTTTATTACAATCAGCCGCTTAA